In Nicotiana tabacum cultivar K326 chromosome 19, ASM71507v2, whole genome shotgun sequence, one DNA window encodes the following:
- the LOC107827256 gene encoding putative receptor-like protein kinase At1g11050: protein MKGDLWIVCLLFCLFSWVVSMSSAQNSRNLSATCPLDFGYVLRVPWSSSKCKVLNSTPQISNGSDIPTSSKGQCCQNLLSLFGVAMAQHLKETSLFHLPNLETSVSCIQEFQSKLNSLSLPSNLSSFCFDPSQFVITPNICASIQTTKDWTKKLGPSTVLDSGCRSDLEDFTACDGCVAAGLRVQQQLIAIDGNKSHSTDCFYFTVLYAAGIVNEFGPESTGAISCIFSIDLNESSSSKRHLALIFGLAGAGIAILCMSIMLGLYYWWNKRWRKNDDVEMEDTVSRRRMRPKTAVWFKIQELEKATDNFTQKNFIGRGGFGVVYKGTLADGTVVAVKKVIESDFQEKDEFCNEVEIISNLKHRNLVPLRGCCVTDENRIESGESERYLVYDYMPSGNLDDHLFHVNQDGKMKQPLTWPQRKNIILDVAKGLAYLHYGVKPAIYHRDIKATNILLDADMRARVADFGLVKQSREGQSHLTTRVAGTHGYLAPEYALYGQLTEKSDVYSFGVVVLEIMCGRKVLDFTSGSPRAFLITDWAWSKVKAGKINEVLDAVLVKNDEDSGNANPRSIMVRFLLVGILCAHVMVALRPTILDALKMLEGDTEVPEIPDRPAPLGHPSFYNADGNTFSISPALSCLRLAAGDMLR from the coding sequence ATGAAGGGTGATTTGTGGATTGTGTGTTTGTTGTTCTGTCTCTTTTCTTGGGTAGTTTCAATGTCCTCAGCTCAAAATAGCAGAAATCTGTCTGCAACTTGTCCCTTAGATTTTGGCTATGTTCTAAGAGTTCCATGGTCCAGTTCTAAATGCAAAGTTCTGAATTCAACTCCTCAGATTTCCAATGGTTCTGATATTCCTACATCAAGCAAAGGCCAGTGTTGTCAGAACCTTTTGTCCCTTTTTGGTGTTGCTATGGCTCAACATCTTAAAGAAACCTCCCTTTTCCATCTGCCCAATTTGGAAACTTCTGTTTCTTGCATCCAAGAATTCCAATCAAAGCTCAATTCTTTGTCTCTGCCTTCAAATCTTTCCTCTTTCTGTTTTGACCCTTCTCAGTTTGTCATCACACCAAATATTTGTGCTTCAATTCAGACCACAAAAGATTGGACTAAAAAGCTGGGGCCTTCAACTGTTTTGGATTCTGGTTGTAGGTCTGATCTTGAGGATTTTACTGCCTGTGATGGATGTGTAGCAGCTGGCCTTAGAGTTCAGCAACAGTTGATTGCAATTGATGGTAATAAATCTCATTCCACTGATTGtttttacttcacagttttgtaTGCTGCTGGAATTGTCAATGAGTTTGGTCCTGAAAGTACTGGTGCCATATCATGTAtttttagtattgatttgaatgAAAGTTCATCAAGTAAGAGACATTTAGCTTTAATCTTTGGGTTGGCTGGAGCTGGTATTGCAATATTATGCATGTCTATTATGTTGGGATTGTATTACTGGTGGAACAAAAGGTGGAGGAAAAATGATGATGTGGAAATGGAAGATACAGTGTCTAGGCGAAGAATGAGGCCTAAAACTGCTGTTTGGTTCAAAATTCAGGAGCTTGAGAAGGCAACAGATAATTTTACCCAAAAGAATTTTATAGGGAGAGGTGGATTTGGAGTAGTCTATAAAGGAACATTAGCAGATGGTACTGTTGTTGCTGTCAAAAAGGTTATAGAATCTGATTTTCAAGAAAAAGATGAATTTTGCAATGAGGTTGAGATCATAAGTAACTTGAAGCATCGTAATCTTGTGCCGCTTAGAGGGTGTTGTGTGACTGATGAGAATCGGATTGAAAGTGGGGAGAGTGAAAGATACCTGGTTTATGACTACATGCCCAGTGGAAATCTTGATGATCACTTGTTTCATGTAAATCAAGATGGAAAGATGAAGCAACCGTTGACTTGGCCTCAGAGAAAAAACATAATTTTGGATGTGGCAAAAGGATTAGCTTATCTGCATTATGGGGTAAAGCCAGCAATTTATCACAGGGACATTAAAGCAACGAATATACTGTTAGATGCTGATATGAGAGCAAGAGTGGCTGATTTTGGGTTGGTTAAGCAAAGTAGAGAAGGACAGTCTCATCTTACCACCCGTGTAGCAGGAACACATGGTTACTTAGCTCCCGAATATGCTCTCTATGGGCAATTGACTGAGAAGAGCGATGTTTATAGCTTTGGAGTTGTTGTTTTGGAAATAATGTGTGGAAGAAAGGTCCTTGATTTCACTTCAGGGTCGCCTCGTGCTTTTCTGATCACAGATTGGGCTTGGTCGAAGGTAAAAGCTGGAAAGATAAATGAAGTTTTGGATGCTGTCCTAGTAAAGAATGATGAGGATTCAGGAAACGCAAATCCAAGGTCTATAATGGTAAGATTTCTTCTCGTTGGAATATTGTGCGCCCACGTGATGGTGGCGTTGAGGCCAACTATATTGGATGCACTGAAAATGTTGGAAGGAGATACTGAGGTTCCTGAAATTCCAGATAGGCCAGCACCTCTTGGACATCCTTCATTTTATAATGCTGATGGCAACACATTTAGCATATCACCGGCCTTGAGTTGCTTGCGACTGGCTGCTGGAGACATGCTAAGGTGA